In the genome of Nocardioides marmoribigeumensis, one region contains:
- a CDS encoding MlaE family ABC transporter permease: protein MATMGTSAPARAWRSAYSGLSDLGDQVAFYARSIAGTPVALTRYRKEVLRLLAEVSLGRGALVLVAGTLGIIVFEVLAVGSVVGLVGYQGLRQVGIQPYVGFLSAYFNTREVAPLVAANALVATVGAGFTAQLGAMRISEEIDAVEVMAIHSIHYLVSTRIVAAFIAIVPLFLVGLIGTYAATEAVSIHYYGLTSGTYDHYFTLFLPPIDILYAFGKVLVFAVILTLVCCFYGYTASGGPAGVGVAVGRAVRMATVLIVVSDFFLSLALWGSTTTVRIAG from the coding sequence ATGGCCACCATGGGGACGAGCGCGCCCGCCCGGGCCTGGCGGTCGGCGTACTCCGGCCTGTCCGACCTGGGCGACCAGGTCGCGTTCTACGCCCGCAGCATCGCCGGCACCCCCGTCGCCCTCACGCGCTACCGCAAGGAGGTCCTGCGCCTGCTGGCGGAGGTGAGCCTGGGCCGCGGAGCGCTCGTGCTGGTCGCCGGCACCCTCGGCATCATCGTGTTCGAGGTCCTCGCGGTCGGCTCGGTGGTCGGCCTGGTCGGCTACCAGGGTCTGCGCCAGGTCGGCATCCAGCCCTACGTCGGCTTCCTGTCGGCCTACTTCAACACCCGCGAGGTCGCGCCCCTCGTGGCCGCCAACGCGCTGGTCGCCACCGTCGGGGCCGGCTTCACCGCCCAGCTCGGCGCGATGCGGATCAGCGAGGAGATCGACGCCGTCGAGGTGATGGCGATCCACTCGATCCACTACCTCGTCAGCACGCGCATCGTCGCGGCCTTCATCGCGATCGTCCCGCTGTTCCTCGTCGGCCTGATCGGCACCTACGCCGCGACCGAAGCCGTCTCGATCCACTACTACGGCCTGACCAGCGGCACCTACGACCACTACTTCACGCTGTTCCTGCCGCCGATCGACATCCTCTATGCCTTCGGCAAGGTGCTCGTCTTCGCGGTGATCCTGACGTTGGTCTGCTGCTTCTACGGCTACACCGCGTCGGGCGGCCCGGCCGGGGTGGGCGTCGCGGTGGGCCGCGCGGTGCGCATGGCGACGGTGCTCATCGTCGTCTCCGACTTCTTCCTCAGCCTGGCCCTGTGGGGCTCCACCACGACCGTGCGGATCGCGGGGTAG